A genome region from Mycolicibacterium litorale includes the following:
- the rplL gene encoding 50S ribosomal protein L7/L12: MAKLSTDELLDAFKEMTLLELSEFVKQFEETFEVTAAAPVAVAAAGPAGGAPAEAAEEQTEFDVILESAGEKKIGVIKVVREIVSGLGLKEAKDLVDSAPKPILEKAAKDAADDAKAKLEAAGATVTVK, translated from the coding sequence ATGGCCAAGCTGTCCACCGACGAACTGCTCGACGCGTTCAAGGAAATGACGCTGCTCGAGCTCTCCGAGTTCGTCAAGCAGTTCGAAGAGACCTTCGAGGTCACCGCCGCCGCTCCGGTCGCCGTGGCCGCTGCCGGCCCCGCCGGCGGTGCCCCCGCCGAGGCTGCCGAAGAGCAGACCGAGTTCGACGTCATCCTCGAGAGCGCCGGCGAGAAGAAGATCGGCGTCATCAAGGTCGTCCGCGAGATCGTCTCGGGCCTGGGCCTCAAGGAGGCCAAGGATCTGGTCGACAGCGCCCCGAAGCCGATCCTGGAGAAGGCTGCCAAGGACGCCGCCGACGACGCCAAGGCCAAGCTCGAGGCCGCCGGCGCGACGGTCACCGTCAAGTAG
- the rplJ gene encoding 50S ribosomal protein L10, with protein sequence MAKADKATAVADIAEQFKEATATVVTEYRGLTVANLAQLRRSLGESATYTVAKNTLVKRAASEAGIDGLDDLFAGPTAIAFVKGEPVDAAKAIKNFAKDHKALVIKGGYMEGRALSVDEVNRIADLESREVLLAKLAGAMKGNLAKAAGLFNAPASQVARLAAALQEKKAGEEAA encoded by the coding sequence ATGGCCAAGGCTGACAAGGCCACGGCGGTTGCCGACATTGCCGAGCAGTTCAAGGAGGCGACGGCCACCGTCGTCACCGAGTACCGCGGGCTGACGGTGGCCAACCTCGCGCAGCTGCGCCGCTCGCTCGGGGAATCCGCCACCTACACCGTCGCAAAGAACACTCTGGTCAAGCGTGCGGCTTCTGAAGCCGGCATCGACGGCCTCGATGACCTGTTCGCAGGCCCGACGGCGATCGCGTTCGTCAAGGGCGAGCCGGTCGACGCCGCCAAGGCGATCAAGAACTTCGCCAAGGACCACAAGGCGCTGGTCATCAAGGGCGGCTACATGGAGGGCCGGGCGCTCAGCGTCGACGAGGTCAACCGCATCGCCGACCTCGAGTCCCGCGAGGTGCTGCTGGCCAAGCTGGCCGGCGCGATGAAGGGCAACCTGGCCAAGGCCGCCGGGCTGTTCAACGCTCCCGCATCGCAGGTCGCCCGCCTCGCCGCGGCGCTGCAGGAGAAGAAGGCCGGCGAAGAAGCCGCTTGA
- a CDS encoding ROK family protein: protein MADLTLALDIGGTKIAAALVDAEGAVVHQATQPTPRGDASAVWAVTEALVTSALAASHGAVRRVGIASAGPIDLPSGTVSPINLTAWQHFPIVARVQAVAGLPVRLGGDGLCMAMGERWRGAGRDAQFLLGMVVSTGVGGGLVLDGAPYDGRTGNAGHVGHVVVDPGGALCSCGGHGCVETVAAGPRMVQWALAHGWSAPPQADAKDLAEAALAGDPVAQQAYERGARAVAAAIASVAAVCDLDLVVIGGGVARSGALLFDPLRAALETYAGLDFLHGLRVLPAELGGDAGLIGAAALAIAG, encoded by the coding sequence ATGGCGGACCTCACGCTGGCCCTCGACATCGGCGGCACCAAAATCGCCGCCGCCCTCGTCGACGCCGAGGGGGCCGTCGTGCACCAGGCGACACAGCCCACCCCGCGCGGTGACGCCTCGGCCGTGTGGGCGGTCACCGAAGCGCTCGTCACCTCGGCGCTGGCGGCGAGCCACGGCGCGGTGCGACGCGTCGGGATTGCGTCGGCCGGTCCGATCGACCTGCCGTCTGGAACCGTCAGCCCCATCAATCTCACTGCCTGGCAACACTTTCCGATTGTCGCGCGAGTACAGGCGGTGGCCGGTCTTCCGGTGCGCCTCGGCGGTGACGGGCTGTGCATGGCGATGGGCGAGCGGTGGCGCGGTGCCGGACGGGACGCGCAGTTCCTGCTCGGCATGGTGGTGTCGACGGGGGTCGGCGGCGGGCTCGTCCTCGACGGGGCGCCCTACGACGGCCGCACCGGCAACGCCGGCCACGTCGGCCACGTCGTCGTCGACCCGGGCGGGGCGCTGTGCTCCTGCGGCGGGCACGGCTGCGTGGAGACCGTCGCCGCGGGACCGCGGATGGTGCAGTGGGCACTCGCGCACGGATGGTCCGCACCCCCGCAGGCCGACGCCAAAGACCTCGCCGAGGCGGCGCTCGCCGGTGACCCCGTCGCTCAGCAGGCCTACGAGCGCGGCGCCCGGGCCGTCGCCGCGGCGATCGCGTCCGTCGCCGCGGTCTGTGACCTCGACCTCGTGGTGATCGGCGGGGGAGTGGCCCGCTCCGGGGCGCTGCTGTTCGACCCGCTACGCGCGGCGCTGGAGACCTACGCGGGCCTCGACTTCCTGCACGGCCTGCGCGTGCTGCCCGCCGAACTCGGCGGCGACGCCGGCCTCATCGGCGCCGCGGCCCTCGCGATTGCCGGGTGA
- a CDS encoding endonuclease/exonuclease/phosphatase family protein: MRVATFNILHGRSVHDGDVNLDRLREAVRELDADIVALQEVDLDQPRSGKADLTAVAAEAMHAVSHRFVAAIAGTPGATWMAATGREQPGTAAYGIALLSRFPAETWQVVRLPRIPVRFPMYLPGPNRVQIVHEEPRAAMVGTFDTPLGPLTVANTHLSFVPGWNRVQMRHLVRDLRGFAGPRMLVGDLNMSPPTPARWTGMRPLGEALTFPADKPDRQLDHVLTDDPRLRVEHCEAVSLPLSDHRALVVDITRD; encoded by the coding sequence ATGCGGGTGGCGACATTCAACATTCTGCACGGCCGGAGCGTGCACGACGGCGACGTCAACCTCGACAGGTTGCGCGAAGCCGTCCGCGAACTCGACGCGGACATCGTCGCCCTGCAAGAGGTCGACCTCGACCAACCCCGCTCGGGCAAAGCCGACCTGACCGCCGTCGCCGCCGAAGCCATGCACGCGGTCAGCCACCGCTTCGTCGCCGCAATCGCCGGCACGCCCGGCGCGACGTGGATGGCCGCCACCGGCCGCGAACAACCTGGCACCGCGGCCTACGGCATCGCGCTGCTGTCCCGCTTCCCGGCCGAAACCTGGCAGGTTGTGCGGCTACCGCGGATCCCGGTGCGGTTCCCGATGTACCTGCCCGGGCCCAACCGCGTGCAGATCGTCCACGAGGAACCCCGCGCCGCGATGGTCGGCACGTTCGACACCCCGCTGGGGCCGCTCACCGTCGCCAACACCCACCTGTCGTTCGTGCCCGGCTGGAACCGCGTCCAGATGCGCCACCTCGTCCGCGACCTCCGCGGCTTCGCGGGTCCGCGGATGCTCGTCGGTGACCTCAACATGAGCCCGCCCACGCCCGCACGGTGGACCGGGATGCGTCCGCTCGGCGAAGCGCTGACCTTCCCCGCCGACAAGCCCGACCGCCAGCTCGACCATGTGCTCACCGACGATCCGCGGCTGCGCGTCGAGCACTGTGAGGCCGTGAGCCTGCCGCTGTCCGATCACCGCGCCCTGGTCGTCGACATCACCCGCGACTAG
- a CDS encoding nucleotidyltransferase family protein has translation MSARNEALRDALRRSASALRAHGPEFALAGSYALWVYGGPEPVHDVDFVVAEEDTESAALTLEKAGFRIERTPEDWLFKACVGDDFVIDVLHALNGKSVTAQDVAAAEELDVLAIRMRVLPPTHVVTEKLNSLNEHHCDYSALLPAVRAVREAVDWDQVRADTAENPFASAFLVLTDKLGITD, from the coding sequence ATGTCTGCCCGAAACGAGGCTCTGCGTGATGCGTTGCGCCGCTCGGCCTCCGCGCTGCGCGCGCATGGACCGGAGTTCGCGCTGGCGGGCAGCTACGCGCTGTGGGTGTACGGCGGTCCGGAACCGGTGCACGACGTGGACTTCGTGGTCGCCGAGGAGGACACCGAATCGGCGGCACTGACGTTGGAGAAGGCCGGCTTCCGCATCGAGCGCACGCCGGAGGACTGGTTGTTCAAGGCGTGCGTGGGCGACGACTTCGTGATCGACGTCCTGCACGCGCTGAACGGCAAATCGGTGACGGCGCAGGACGTGGCGGCCGCCGAGGAACTCGACGTGCTGGCGATCCGGATGCGGGTGCTGCCGCCGACTCACGTCGTCACCGAGAAGCTCAACTCGCTCAACGAGCACCACTGCGACTACTCGGCGCTGCTGCCCGCGGTACGTGCCGTGCGGGAGGCCGTGGACTGGGACCAGGTGCGCGCGGACACGGCGGAGAACCCGTTCGCGAGCGCGTTCCTGGTGCTGACCGACAAACTCGGCATCACGGACTGA
- a CDS encoding helix-turn-helix transcriptional regulator, with protein sequence MSETTSRVLQLLGLLQSRRVWTGEELAERLGVTTRSVRRDIDRLRELGYPVAASKGHGGGYQLGAGAALPPLLLDPDEAVAMAVCLRLAAGGSVAGVGESALRALSKLDQVMPNRLRSQVAAVHDATVTLTSTTSEVVAPDVLMTLARACRDREHVTAGYVDRAGNPTRRRLEPYHLVTTGRRWYLLGYDRDRQDWRSLRLDRMTDVTAAGSTFAPREAPDAADYVRRSISTSPYRHVARVRYQAPADAIAAHFPPASAQIEPDGPDACIVTAGADDPERMALYFAVGGVEIEVLEPPEVIAAAKAVAERLCRAVSP encoded by the coding sequence GTGTCCGAAACGACCAGCCGCGTCCTGCAACTGCTGGGGCTGCTGCAGTCGCGACGGGTGTGGACGGGTGAAGAACTCGCCGAACGGCTCGGCGTCACCACTCGCAGTGTGCGCCGCGACATCGACCGGCTGCGCGAGCTCGGCTACCCGGTCGCGGCGAGCAAGGGCCACGGCGGCGGCTATCAACTCGGCGCCGGTGCCGCCCTGCCGCCGCTGCTCCTCGATCCCGACGAGGCCGTCGCGATGGCCGTCTGCCTACGGCTCGCGGCGGGCGGATCGGTGGCCGGCGTGGGGGAGTCGGCACTGCGCGCACTGAGCAAACTGGACCAGGTGATGCCCAACCGGCTGCGGTCCCAGGTGGCCGCCGTCCACGACGCTACCGTGACGCTCACGTCGACCACCTCCGAAGTCGTCGCACCCGACGTGCTGATGACACTGGCCCGCGCCTGCCGCGACCGCGAACACGTCACCGCCGGATACGTCGACCGCGCCGGCAACCCCACCCGGCGACGGCTCGAGCCCTATCACTTGGTGACCACCGGGCGGCGCTGGTACCTGCTCGGCTACGACCGCGACAGACAGGACTGGCGCAGCCTGCGGCTGGACCGGATGACCGACGTCACCGCGGCAGGCAGCACCTTCGCCCCGCGCGAGGCGCCGGACGCCGCCGACTACGTGCGGCGCTCCATCAGCACCTCGCCCTACCGCCACGTGGCGCGGGTGCGCTACCAGGCGCCGGCCGACGCGATCGCCGCGCACTTCCCGCCTGCGTCGGCGCAGATCGAACCGGACGGACCGGACGCGTGCATCGTCACCGCCGGCGCCGACGACCCCGAACGCATGGCGCTCTACTTCGCCGTCGGAGGGGTGGAGATCGAGGTGCTCGAACCGCCGGAGGTGATCGCCGCCGCGAAGGCGGTGGCCGAGCGGTTGTGCCGCGCCGTCAGTCCGTGA
- a CDS encoding DUF2243 domain-containing protein, with translation MIERRAPTPLPSLLLGLGFGGFVDGIVLHEILQWHHMISSTEPMDTLAGLELNTVADGFFHVVTWLLVMAGTTLMVVSWRQGRVAPNWSFHVGLLILGWGVFNVVEGVIDHLLLEVHHVRDDLGGPLSWDIAFLIFGLLLSGGGWLLYRRGVRSLDPRTETVR, from the coding sequence ATGATCGAACGCCGAGCACCCACTCCGCTGCCGAGTCTCCTGCTGGGTCTCGGCTTCGGCGGCTTCGTCGACGGCATCGTGCTGCACGAGATCCTGCAGTGGCACCACATGATCAGCAGCACCGAACCGATGGACACCCTCGCCGGGCTGGAACTCAACACCGTCGCCGACGGCTTCTTCCACGTCGTGACCTGGCTGCTGGTGATGGCCGGGACGACGCTGATGGTGGTGTCGTGGCGGCAGGGCCGGGTCGCGCCGAACTGGTCGTTCCACGTCGGGCTGCTGATCTTGGGCTGGGGCGTGTTCAACGTCGTCGAAGGCGTCATCGACCATCTGCTGCTGGAGGTGCACCACGTCCGCGACGACCTGGGCGGCCCGCTGTCGTGGGACATCGCTTTTCTCATCTTCGGGTTGTTGCTGAGCGGCGGCGGCTGGCTGCTCTACCGGCGGGGCGTGCGTTCGCTGGATCCAAGGACAGAAACCGTCCGCTGA
- a CDS encoding cytochrome ubiquinol oxidase subunit I has translation MGLTEVLLLASEGEPPGLLPARQQMAVSLGWHIVLASFGVAFPAMIFVVHRRGIVRNDDVALGLARRWAKVSAVLFAIGAVSGTVLSFEMGLLWPGLMGRFGDVLGLPFAFEGLSFFVEAIFLGIYLYGWDRMPPRRHLMTLIPMALAGIVGTFCVVSVNAWMNHPAGFVIRDGEVTDVNPWRAMFNEAALLQFLHMWVAAFLAVGLVVSGVYAFGMLRGRVDAHHRLGFTVPFVFASVAAIVQPLIGHVLGMKIHDEQPAKLAAFELAQTTEGPAPLRLGGVLIDGEVRWALTIPRLGSIIARNSWDAPVPGLDDVPRSQWPPVNLTHLAFQSMVGIGTLLAAVTVVYWLARWRGHDLLMNRWFLRVSVVTGPLAVLAIESGWVATEVGRQPWTVWQVLTTADAASRSSGLWWSYIAVLIIYLGMTVGAVVVLRSMARRWRAGEEDLPSPYGPPQAEPVP, from the coding sequence GTGGGCTTGACCGAAGTCCTGTTGCTCGCCTCCGAGGGCGAGCCACCCGGGCTGCTGCCGGCGCGCCAGCAGATGGCCGTGTCGCTCGGCTGGCACATCGTGCTGGCCAGCTTCGGCGTGGCGTTTCCGGCGATGATCTTCGTCGTGCACCGCCGCGGGATCGTGCGCAACGACGACGTGGCGCTGGGACTGGCGCGGCGGTGGGCGAAGGTGTCGGCGGTGCTGTTCGCCATCGGGGCTGTGTCCGGGACGGTCCTCAGTTTCGAGATGGGCCTGTTGTGGCCGGGGCTGATGGGCCGGTTCGGCGATGTCCTGGGGCTGCCGTTCGCGTTCGAGGGGTTGTCATTCTTCGTCGAGGCGATCTTCCTCGGCATCTATCTGTACGGCTGGGACCGTATGCCGCCGCGGCGGCACCTGATGACGCTGATCCCGATGGCGCTCGCCGGCATCGTCGGCACGTTCTGCGTCGTCTCGGTCAACGCGTGGATGAACCATCCCGCAGGCTTCGTGATCCGCGACGGTGAGGTCACCGACGTCAATCCGTGGCGGGCGATGTTCAACGAGGCTGCGCTGCTGCAGTTCCTGCACATGTGGGTGGCGGCGTTCCTGGCCGTCGGGCTCGTGGTGTCCGGGGTGTACGCGTTCGGGATGCTGCGTGGCCGCGTCGACGCCCACCACCGGTTGGGGTTCACGGTGCCGTTCGTGTTCGCCTCGGTGGCCGCGATCGTCCAGCCGCTCATCGGACATGTGTTGGGCATGAAGATCCACGACGAGCAGCCGGCCAAGCTGGCGGCCTTCGAACTCGCGCAGACCACGGAGGGACCCGCGCCGCTGCGGCTGGGCGGAGTGCTGATCGACGGTGAGGTGCGCTGGGCGCTGACGATTCCGCGGCTGGGCTCGATCATTGCGCGCAACTCGTGGGACGCGCCGGTTCCCGGGCTCGACGACGTGCCGCGATCGCAGTGGCCGCCGGTCAATCTCACCCATCTGGCGTTCCAGTCGATGGTGGGCATCGGGACGCTGCTGGCCGCCGTGACGGTGGTGTACTGGCTGGCCCGCTGGCGTGGACACGACCTACTGATGAACCGCTGGTTCCTGCGGGTATCCGTCGTGACCGGCCCGCTGGCGGTGCTTGCCATCGAATCCGGCTGGGTGGCAACCGAAGTCGGACGTCAGCCGTGGACGGTGTGGCAGGTGCTGACCACGGCCGACGCCGCCAGCCGGAGCAGTGGGCTGTGGTGGAGCTACATCGCGGTGCTCATCATCTATCTCGGGATGACAGTCGGCGCGGTGGTGGTGCTGCGGTCGATGGCCCGGCGGTGGCGTGCCGGGGAGGAGGATCTGCCGAGCCCGTACGGACCGCCGCAGGCGGAGCCGGTGCCGTGA
- a CDS encoding cytochrome d ubiquinol oxidase subunit II, which translates to MTTATLVAMAMFLGVIVYALSGGADFGSGFYDLTAGNAEHGAKVRTLVDHSIGPVWEANHVWLIYILVIWWTGFPATFAAATTTLFVPLALALAGIVLRGASFAFRKYSATVSQARLFGAIFAGSSLISPFFLGTVAGAIASGRVPAQGYGDRVGSWLNPTSLVGGCLAVATCVFLAGVFLTADAARAGDEALAGGLRLRTLGVGLVAGVIVFAGLYPVAHDAPTLAAGLRSHAAPLLVVALVAGATAVVLVYRRRYAVARFAAVAAVGSVITGWGVGQYPWLLVDEVTIADAAGAPATLSGLLVVVVLAGVIVLPALGYLLWLTQSEAWSHD; encoded by the coding sequence GTGACGACCGCGACGCTGGTCGCGATGGCGATGTTCCTCGGAGTGATCGTCTACGCGCTGTCGGGCGGCGCCGACTTCGGTTCGGGCTTCTACGACCTGACCGCGGGCAATGCCGAGCACGGCGCGAAGGTCCGCACGCTGGTCGACCACAGCATCGGGCCGGTGTGGGAGGCCAATCACGTCTGGCTGATCTACATCCTGGTCATCTGGTGGACGGGCTTTCCCGCGACGTTTGCCGCCGCGACGACGACGTTGTTCGTGCCGCTCGCCCTGGCGCTGGCGGGAATCGTGTTGCGCGGGGCCAGTTTCGCGTTCCGCAAGTACTCGGCGACGGTGTCGCAGGCCCGGCTGTTCGGGGCGATCTTCGCCGGCTCGTCGTTGATCAGCCCATTCTTCCTCGGCACGGTGGCCGGGGCGATCGCGTCGGGCCGCGTTCCCGCCCAGGGCTACGGCGACCGCGTCGGATCGTGGCTCAACCCCACCTCTCTGGTGGGCGGTTGTCTGGCGGTCGCGACGTGCGTGTTCCTCGCGGGCGTGTTCCTGACGGCCGACGCGGCCCGCGCGGGCGACGAGGCCTTGGCCGGGGGTCTGCGCCTGCGCACCCTCGGTGTCGGGCTCGTGGCCGGAGTGATCGTCTTCGCCGGGCTCTACCCCGTCGCCCACGACGCGCCGACGCTGGCTGCCGGCTTGCGCAGCCATGCGGCGCCCCTGCTCGTCGTCGCCCTGGTGGCCGGGGCGACCGCGGTGGTCCTGGTGTACCGGCGCCGTTACGCGGTCGCGCGTTTCGCCGCGGTGGCCGCGGTCGGTTCGGTCATCACCGGTTGGGGGGTGGGCCAGTACCCGTGGCTGCTGGTCGACGAGGTGACCATCGCCGACGCTGCGGGCGCGCCGGCGACCCTCAGCGGCCTGCTCGTGGTCGTCGTGCTGGCCGGGGTGATCGTGCTGCCGGCGCTCGGGTACCTGTTGTGGCTCACGCAGTCGGAGGCGTGGAGCCACGACTGA
- a CDS encoding cutinase family protein, whose product MLSLSTVAAPTASAAPCPDIEVVFARGTHEPPGVGPTGEAFVDALRPQIGSKSLNVYPVNYPATDQWATGADGIRDASARILSTVETCPDTKIVLGGYSQGAAVAGFVTSAAVPSGVDPATVPKPLQPEVADHVAAVVLFGLPNVRAMNFLGEPPVEIGPLYASKTSTLCATEDPVCSDGLNFAMHTPSSYDGDLVSQGAAFAASQLNGTSQWESR is encoded by the coding sequence ATGCTGTCGCTGTCGACCGTTGCGGCGCCAACCGCTTCGGCCGCGCCGTGCCCGGACATCGAGGTGGTCTTCGCCCGCGGCACCCATGAGCCGCCGGGGGTGGGTCCGACGGGAGAAGCGTTCGTCGATGCGCTGCGCCCGCAGATCGGCTCGAAGTCACTGAACGTATACCCGGTCAACTATCCCGCCACCGACCAGTGGGCCACCGGCGCGGACGGTATCCGCGACGCGAGCGCTCGGATCCTTTCGACGGTCGAGACGTGCCCCGATACGAAGATCGTGCTCGGCGGCTACTCGCAGGGCGCCGCGGTCGCAGGTTTCGTGACGTCGGCGGCGGTTCCCAGCGGTGTCGATCCCGCCACCGTCCCCAAACCGCTGCAACCCGAAGTCGCCGACCACGTCGCCGCGGTCGTGCTCTTCGGCCTGCCGAACGTCCGGGCGATGAACTTTCTCGGCGAGCCGCCGGTGGAAATCGGCCCGCTGTACGCGTCGAAGACAAGCACGCTGTGCGCCACCGAGGACCCCGTCTGCTCCGACGGTCTCAATTTCGCCATGCACACCCCCAGCAGCTATGACGGCGATCTGGTCAGCCAAGGAGCGGCGTTCGCCGCCAGCCAGCTCAATGGGACGTCTCAGTGGGAGTCTCGCTGA
- a CDS encoding DinB family protein, whose product MDLTAQLVDQLDWHWTQQLRPRFDGLSDAEYFWQPVPGCWTVHPDGAIDFSYPPPQPEPFTTIAWRMAHVIVGVLAMRSHSHFGGPPADYESWRYATDAATALRQLDEEYARWIAGVRALDADALTRPCGPAEGPYADYPMSALVLHINREVIHHGAEIACIRDLYVHTTTKEKH is encoded by the coding sequence ATGGACCTCACCGCACAGTTGGTCGACCAACTCGACTGGCACTGGACGCAGCAGTTGCGCCCGCGCTTCGACGGCCTGTCCGACGCCGAGTACTTCTGGCAGCCGGTGCCGGGCTGCTGGACGGTGCATCCCGACGGCGCGATCGACTTCAGTTATCCGCCACCGCAGCCCGAGCCGTTCACCACGATCGCGTGGCGGATGGCGCATGTGATCGTCGGGGTGCTGGCGATGCGCAGCCACTCGCATTTCGGCGGCCCACCCGCCGACTACGAGTCGTGGCGTTACGCCACCGACGCGGCGACGGCGTTGCGTCAGCTCGACGAGGAGTACGCACGCTGGATCGCCGGTGTGCGGGCGTTGGACGCCGACGCGTTGACCCGCCCGTGCGGACCGGCCGAGGGGCCGTACGCCGACTACCCGATGAGCGCGCTCGTGCTGCACATCAATCGCGAAGTAATCCATCACGGCGCGGAAATCGCATGCATCCGCGATCTTTACGTCCACACCACCACGAAGGAGAAGCACTGA
- a CDS encoding mycothiol transferase yields MPGMPPPVADERESLIEFLAFNQNAFFSVAYGLTDEQARSTPSVSALSIGGLIKHATGVQQSWAQRIASAPEFPPPDPRPVEEQMREYQDQHVMREDETLEELLEALRAQNAETLRALREADLSTPVPVPHEVPWFPKDVDHWSVRWVAMHLIEELTRHAGHADIIRESIDRATMYELMAAREEWPETDFLKRWRPTQPV; encoded by the coding sequence ATGCCCGGTATGCCCCCACCTGTCGCCGATGAGCGGGAGAGCCTCATCGAGTTCCTCGCGTTCAACCAGAATGCCTTTTTCTCCGTCGCCTACGGGCTGACCGATGAGCAGGCCCGCTCGACACCGTCGGTGAGCGCGCTGTCGATCGGCGGCCTGATCAAACACGCCACCGGTGTGCAGCAGAGCTGGGCGCAGCGGATCGCCAGCGCGCCGGAATTTCCGCCGCCGGACCCGCGGCCGGTGGAGGAGCAGATGCGCGAATACCAGGACCAGCACGTGATGCGCGAGGACGAGACGCTCGAGGAGTTGCTCGAGGCGCTGCGCGCGCAGAACGCCGAGACGTTGCGGGCGTTGCGGGAGGCCGACCTCTCGACGCCGGTGCCAGTGCCGCACGAGGTGCCGTGGTTTCCGAAGGATGTCGACCACTGGTCGGTGCGCTGGGTGGCGATGCACCTGATCGAGGAGTTGACCCGCCATGCCGGGCACGCCGACATCATCCGCGAATCGATCGACCGGGCGACGATGTACGAGCTGATGGCGGCGCGCGAGGAGTGGCCGGAGACCGATTTCCTCAAGCGGTGGCGGCCGACGCAGCCCGTCTAG
- a CDS encoding TetR/AcrR family transcriptional regulator encodes MPTPTRWAGVPLTDRRAERRALLIDAALRLFGEGGEAALAVRSVCRECGLNTRYFYESFTDTDDLLGAVYDEVSAQLAADVAAAMTAAGESLKARTRAGIAAVLGFSSADPRRGRVLFTDARANPVLAARRAATQDLLREAVLVEGWRLHPDSDPVAGQVGAAMYTGAMAELAQQWLAGTLGDDLDAVVDYALRLVLTR; translated from the coding sequence ATGCCCACACCCACCCGATGGGCCGGCGTGCCGTTGACCGACCGGCGCGCCGAACGCCGCGCGCTGCTGATCGACGCGGCGCTGCGGCTGTTCGGCGAGGGCGGCGAGGCGGCGCTGGCGGTGCGCTCGGTGTGCCGCGAATGCGGGCTCAACACCCGCTACTTCTACGAGAGCTTCACCGACACCGACGATCTGCTGGGTGCGGTGTACGACGAGGTGAGCGCGCAGCTGGCCGCCGACGTGGCGGCCGCGATGACCGCGGCGGGGGAGTCACTCAAGGCGCGCACCCGCGCCGGGATCGCCGCAGTGCTGGGCTTCAGCTCGGCCGATCCCCGGCGCGGGCGGGTGCTGTTCACCGACGCGCGGGCCAACCCGGTGCTGGCCGCCCGCCGCGCCGCCACCCAGGACCTGCTGCGCGAGGCGGTGCTGGTCGAAGGGTGGCGGCTGCATCCGGACTCCGATCCGGTGGCCGGGCAGGTGGGCGCCGCGATGTACACCGGGGCGATGGCCGAGCTGGCGCAGCAGTGGCTGGCAGGCACACTCGGCGACGACCTCGACGCCGTCGTCGACTACGCGTTGCGGTTGGTGCTCACCCGCTGA
- a CDS encoding oxygenase MpaB family protein has protein sequence MDMPHEILTQWVRGRIDYGGMRRNYFRGTEFAAPVGDPGWFGPKSAVWHVHSHMEALIFGLQCAAYMERLDPSIFWMGMHHSRLVERDETGTATGRLDPAGAMARLGHSVAFFIGTAYGSTETAERLATTVRSMHHTIKGVRPDGLRYDADDPHWLRWNYATVVWGIATAHELYHPNPLRGKAIDRYYGEFVRIGHALGGTDLPATKADTAECLRSYLPRLAVTHGTAMATGPNVGLPQSVVDWAIRDTMPKWAKQLIQHSDPNILERTARRTAVWGVINGLHAAAGPAPEFQQAQARVKAGTTVSHTVPTYVPGSDPIRSRDEIEHSFA, from the coding sequence GTGGACATGCCGCACGAGATCCTCACCCAGTGGGTGCGCGGACGCATCGACTACGGCGGCATGCGGCGCAACTACTTCCGCGGCACGGAGTTCGCCGCACCGGTCGGCGATCCCGGCTGGTTCGGTCCGAAAAGCGCCGTCTGGCACGTGCATTCGCATATGGAAGCGCTGATCTTCGGCCTGCAGTGCGCGGCGTACATGGAGCGCCTCGATCCGAGCATCTTCTGGATGGGCATGCACCACTCCCGCCTGGTCGAACGCGACGAGACCGGCACGGCCACCGGGCGGCTCGACCCGGCCGGCGCGATGGCGCGGCTCGGCCATTCGGTGGCGTTCTTCATCGGCACCGCCTATGGGTCGACCGAGACCGCCGAACGGCTCGCCACCACGGTGCGTTCGATGCACCACACCATCAAGGGCGTCCGGCCCGACGGCTTGCGTTACGACGCCGACGACCCGCACTGGCTGCGCTGGAACTACGCCACCGTCGTGTGGGGCATCGCCACCGCGCACGAGTTGTACCACCCGAACCCGTTGCGCGGCAAGGCAATCGACCGTTACTACGGCGAGTTCGTCCGCATCGGGCATGCACTGGGCGGCACTGACCTGCCTGCCACCAAGGCCGATACCGCCGAATGCCTGCGCTCGTACCTGCCCCGGCTCGCGGTCACCCACGGCACCGCGATGGCGACCGGGCCGAACGTCGGGTTGCCGCAGAGCGTCGTCGACTGGGCGATCCGCGACACCATGCCGAAGTGGGCCAAGCAGCTGATCCAGCACAGCGATCCGAACATCCTCGAGCGCACCGCGCGGCGCACCGCGGTGTGGGGCGTCATCAACGGGCTGCACGCCGCGGCCGGTCCGGCGCCGGAGTTCCAGCAGGCGCAGGCCCGGGTGAAGGCCGGCACCACGGTCTCGCACACGGTGCCGACGTACGTGCCCGGCTCGGACCCGATCCGCAGCCGCGACGAGATCGAGCACAGCTTCGCTTGA